The Colletotrichum higginsianum IMI 349063 chromosome 2, whole genome shotgun sequence genome has a segment encoding these proteins:
- a CDS encoding Phosphatidylinositol 3 gives MSWDLLKRFLESDVFNSNPFLSVSYLSRYADHVGIHYVLCNKLRQFPYEDIEFFLPQLCHLIISVDNESMALEEFLLDLCEESVTAALLTFWLFQTYLHDLSSNPQSKAFQTCRRVYNKVQHIVFGLPDAARHDKIKENILPVTVLASFVLASIAVPLVPQWAGPLAVAQARKPQPADDLISDSREGNPKTTQVSRAHTVTAGSSRSKRAKDAGRLSSAPDLVLPSSASGNLHHRSTEPSPTRSGSSGSKTPVEAKRLPPHLNMKNDDARLSSSSLPLPELRSPRLAITRPTTPVSAGLPPRLGDALSRRHSHHFKSGATATELTPLQKTRLLRQHYFRCETQFLTALEGISNRLVIVPKPARLSALRAELALIAQDLPAEVDVPVICPPTLVDGSPAKSRHHRIVRLNPTESTVLNSAEKVPYLLMVEVLRDDFTFDPDTPDNRRLLSTLLSDPGHTRRIFDLSDSPRITTVPKTPELVIDSVFEPVSGDLGSSPLIKPYDEDPLQKHQVKQVPPAQPQRLPSVITTTTTTMSSVVSDTTTPRSSGVSTSRSSSPPGPLRKMTITARANASVDQPDFSALATHMRTASQMLAQLEATSGKRPRHEVQAIRAKIIASMQSLEEQSFDMDEQGPTFDTIIAKASTAQANAVASTDPPDVEAESPVEPGVNAGAGLARMENDIKTGGIQSKGDRDDPSAAVFGEAWQAKKERIRKTSPYGWMKNWDLVSVIVKTGADLRQEAFACQLIDVCHKIWVDAKVNVWVKLMRILVTGESSGLIETITNGVSLHSIKRSLTLSMETGPNQKRRFATLRDHFVKAFGATDSEPYKAGVDAFKRSLAAYSMISYILQLKDRHNGNVLIDSEGHIVHIDFGFMLSNSPGSVGFEAAPFKLTQEYIEVLGGIGSDDYEDYKRLCKQAFQALRRSADNIIDLVAMMGRDSNMPCYSAGVAQATHNLRQRFQLQLSADEAEQFVETDLIGKSLGSYYTRLYDTFQYRTQGIY, from the exons ATGTCGTGGGACCTGCTCAAGCGATTCCTTGAGTCCGACGTCTTCAACTCAAACCCCTTTCTATCGGTCTCTTACCTTTC TCGATACGCCGACCATGTGGGCATTCACTATGTCCTTTGCAACAAGCTGCGCCAATTCCCCTACGAGGATATCGAGTTCTTCCTGCCGCAGCTATGCCACCTTATAATCAGCGTCGATAACGAGTCCATGGCCCTGGAGGAGTTCCTCCTAGACTTGTGCGAAGAGTCGGTGACCGCTGCGCTTCTG ACGTTTTGGCTCTTCCAGACCTACCTCCACGATTTATCTTCCAATCCTCAATCCAAAGCCTTTCAAACATGTCGGAGGGTGTACAACAAAGTGCAGCATATTGTGTTCGGTCTGCCGGACGCCGCGAGACAcgacaagatcaaggagaaCATTCTGCCCGTCACAGTCCTGGCGAGCTTCGTTCTGGCCAGCATCGCAGTCCCCCTCGTCCCGCAGTGGGCGGGGCCACTCGCCGTGGCACAGGCTCGAAAGCCTCAGCCCGCTGACGATCTGATCTCCGATTCTCGAGAAGGTAACCCCAAGACGACACAGGTGTCGCGGGCCCACACCGTGACTGCCGGGAGCTCGAGATCTAAGCGTGCGAAAGATGCCGGACGCCTCTCCAGCGCGCCAGACCTGGTGCTTCCAAGTTCCGCTTCGGGCAACTTGCACCATCGGTCAACGGAACCGTCACCGACACGATCAGGCTCGTCCGGTTCTAAGACGCCGGTCGAAGCAAAGCGTCTGCCACCTCATCTCAACATGAAAAACGACGATGCTCGTCTCAGCTCCTCTTCGCTGCCGCTTCCAGAACTACGATCCCCCAGATTGGCTATCACAAGACCGACAACTCCTGTGTCAGCAGGACTCCCCCCGCGGCTTGGCGACGCCCTCAGCAGGAGACACTCCCACCACTTCAAGAGcggcgccaccgccaccgagCTGACGCCGTTGCAGAAGACGAGACTGTTGCGGCAGCACTACTTCAGGTGTGAGACGCAGTTTCTGACGGCCCTCGAGGGCATCTCGAACAGACTAGTCATCGTGCCAAAGCCTGCTCGTCTCAGTGCTCTTCGCGCCGAGCTGGCTCTCATTGCGCAAGACCTGCCGGCCGAAGTTGACGTCCCTGTCATCTGCCCCCCTACCCTGGTGGATGGTTCTCCGGCGAAAAGCAGACATCACCGAATTGTGCGCCTAAACCCAACAGAGTCGACAGTGCTAAATAGCGCGGAGAAGGTTCCGTATCTTCTCATGGTTGAAGTTTTGAGAGATGATTTTACTTTCGATCCGGACACGCCAGACAACAGAAGGCTCCTAAGCACTCTCCTCTCCGACCCAGGTCATACTCGGCGCATCTTTGACCTTTCAGACTCGCCGCGCATAACGACGGTGCCCAAGACGCCAGAGCTGGTCATCGACAGCGTGTTCGAGCCGGTATCTGGCGACCTGGGAAGCTCGCCCTTGATCAAGCCTTATGACGAGGATCCTTTACAGAAGCACCAGGTGAAACAGGTTCCACCTGCTCAGCCTCAGCGCCTTCCTAGCGTtatcaccaccaccaccactacaATGTCCAGCGTTGTCTCGGACACAACCACTCCTCGAAGCTCTGGTGTCTCTACTTCGAGATCGAGCAGCCCTCCGGGCCCGCTCCGCAAGATGACAATCACTGCACGTGCTAACGCCTCGGTGGACCAGCCAGACTTCTCGGCACTAGCAACTCACATGCGAACCGCTTCACAGATGCTGGCGCAGCTTGAGGCTACAAGTGGCAAACGACCGAGACATGAAGTGCAAGCCATCAGAGCGAAGATCATTGCGAGCATGCAGAGTCTGGAGGAGCAGAGcttcgacatggacgagcAGGGACCGACCTTCGACACCATCATTGCAAAGGCCTCGACCGCGCAAGCAAATGCTGTGGCGAGCACCGACCCTCCCGATGTGGAGGCCGAGTCTCCTGTTGAACCAGGGGTCAATGCTGGTGCTGGACTCGCGAGGATGGAGAATGATATCAAGACTGGCGGTATTCAGAGCAAGGGCGATCGTGACGATCCTAGTGCGGCAGTCTTCGGCGAAGCATGGCAAGCAAAGAAGGAGCGTATTCGCAAAACGTCGCCTTATGGCTGGATGAAGAACTGGGACTTAGTCAGTGTTATCGTCAAGACGGGAGCCGACTTACGCCAGGAGGCATTTGCCTGCCAGCTTATCGATGTCTGCCACAAGATCTGGGTCGACGCGAAGGTCAATGTGTGGGTCAAGCTCATGCGAATTCTCGTTACAGGAGAATCCTCCGGTCTGATCGAGACGATTACAAACGGCGTGTCGTTGCACTCCATCAAGCGAAGCCTGACACTCTCAATGGAGACGGGTCCCAACCAAAAACGTCGATTTGCTACACTCAGGGACCATTTTGTCAAAGCGTTTGGGGCGACGGACAGCGAGCCGTACAAGGCGGGAGTGGATGCTTTCAAACGCTCACTCGCTGCATACAGCATGATATCTTACATCTTGCAGCTGAAGGATAGACACAACGGCAATGTTTTGATCGATAGTGAGGGACATATCGTGCACATCGACTTTGGCTTCATGTTGTCCAACTCGCCGGGATCAGTCGGGTTTGAGGCTGCGCCTTTCAAACTCACGCAAGAGTATATTGAGGTGCTTGGTGGTATTGGGTCCGACGATTACGAAGACTATAAAAGACTCTGCAAGCAGGCCTTCCAAG CCCTGCGGCGGTCTGCGGATAACATTATCGATTTGGTGGCCATGATGGGACGAGACTCGAATATGCCTTGCTACTCGGCCGGAGTAGCTCAGGCAACGCACAATCTCCGCCAACGATTCCAACTGCAGCTGAGCGCGGACGAAGCCGAACAGTTTGTGGAGACAGACTTGATCGGCAAGTCCTTGGGCAGCTACTACACACGGCT CTACGATACCTTCCAGTATAGAACACAGGGCATTTACTAG
- a CDS encoding Emopamil binding protein, with protein sequence MKGPGEADAASHPYYPVNAALPHYAANETPLVKLLVTFAATIASVVVVTVVAARRTHTKMAFLDQLSVAWFALCGFLHCVFEGYFVWNHRRLAGMQTLFAQLWKEYALSDSRYLTSDPFMLCVESFTVVIWGPLCWAIVVALARGSHMRHPLQIVMCVGHLYGVVLYYSTSLAELYITGVSHSRSEFLYFWVYYVGFNAPWVVVPAILLFQSVKQIKNRLDDCDANADPVTMDKAAAVTQ encoded by the exons ATGAAGGGCCCCGGGGAAGCGGACGCAGCGTCGCATCCGTACTACCCCGTGAACGCAGCGTTGCCGCACTACGCTGCCAACGAGACCCCCCTTGTCAAGCTACTTGTCACCTTCGCAGCCACCATCgccagcgtcgtcgtcgtcaccgtcgtgGCCGCCAGGAGGACCCATACCAAGATGGCTTTCTTAGATCAGCTCAGCGTAGCTTGGTTCGCGTTAT GCGGATTTCTGCACTGCGTCTTCGAGG GGTACTTCGTCTGGAACCACCGGCGTCTCGCGGGGATGCAGACGCTCTTTGCCCAACTCTGGAAGGAGTACGCACTCTCCGACTCGCGCTACCTGACCTCGGATCCGTTCATGCTTTGTGTCGAGTCCTTCACGGTC GTTATATGGGGGCCCCTCTGCTGGGCCattgtcgtcgccctcgcccgggGAAGCCATATGCGCCATCCCCTGCAGATCGTCATGTGTGTCGGGCACCTGTACGGCGTCGTACTCTACTACTCGACCAGCTTGGCCGAGCTCTACATCACTGGCGTCTCGCACAGTAGGAGCGAATTCTTGTACTTCTGGGTCTACTACGTCGGCTTCAACGCCCCTTGGGTTGTGGTTCCCGCCA TACTTCTCTTCCAGAGCGTAAAGCAAATAAAGAACCGTCTCGACGACTGTGACGCCAATGCGGATCCGGTAACTATGGATAAGGCAGCGGCGGTCACACAATGA
- a CDS encoding Duf788 domain-containing protein, which translates to MAQKAKKDRAKSNAAALNNLHIGSAIVNIGFLIFHFFVRSRSLFWFFLLSAPALICEFVLENAGRPKYDAAGGLKTSGEDLAAAGLTDYMFDVVWVTWASVVLVVLFGNWAWILWLCVPAYGAYAGVGLLGAGKRMAQMGGAANTQEPAPPVNRRQRRAA; encoded by the coding sequence ATGGCGCAAAAGGCAAAGAAGGACAGGGCGAAATCCAACGCCGCCGCTCTGAACAACCTCCATATCGGCTCTgccatcgtcaacatcgGCTTCCTCATTTTCCACTTCTTCGTCAGGTCGCGCTCCCTCTTCTGGTTCTTCCTGCTCTCCGCCCCAGCCCTGATCTGCGAGTTCGTCCTAGAGAACGCCGGTCGCCCCAAGTATGACGCCGCCGGTGGCCTCAAGACCTCGGGAGaagacctcgccgccgccggcctgacCGACTACATGTTCGACGTCGTCTGGGTCACGTGGGCATCCGTCGTCCTGGTTGTTTTATTCGGCAATTGGGCTTGGATCTTGTGGCTCTGCGTTCCCGCCTACGGCGCTTACGCCGGCGTCGGTTTACTTGGCGCTGGCAAGCGGATGGCTCAGATGGGCGGTGCTGCCAACACCCAAGAGCCTGCTCCGCCCGTTAACAGGAGGCAGCGCCGGGCCGCATAA
- a CDS encoding Tetratricopeptide: MAPTSAAITGLLRQVVYYHVDNNAYESALFFAERLSAQDPKSSESAHLLSLCHLRLGDHRTAFEVSRPSASRGSNLGAAWVFAHACMKMERYKDGINALEKAREKWAGKMNLGKHTTSTRSLYPDEAAVLCLLGKLYRAFDDKRRAIECFENAVRVNPFMWDAFQALCDMGVKLRVPNIFQVTDPLVHSFESEVATPSYESKDGTANSFEPKRPSVRPPMDSSDPFNLHRSSTYQDMPYSANMFSAEAEENDFMSKITAARSRLAPPATSNGDLDLLETPTGPVSMPEVPTVRSTLGVAEPPQAPPRRTRTAQAVDPGFLEAPPKMSYKLGGAKRSTRSQDKEQQQSVELHSDTGTGTGALRSTVAPTERKRTVSGHPVSRQLSEEASAPTQRRSARLNMFNKPSIMKSNSGAATIGATAGRELKKARPQISRIMRPGSSGSSVGRVVSGNRKPVEDNGMDVDHAESARVRDSHAVQHAAPKGAPPEPDHARIEEALRWVMELMKKFASGYYSFKAFRCQEALQTYASLPRSQQDTPWVLAQMGRAHHEQAAYQDAEKYFRKLRVLAPTRMEDMEIYSTILWHLKRETDLSFLAHELVDADWTSPQAWCALGNAWSLAREHELALRCFKRATQLNPKFAYAFTLQGHEHVANEEYEKALGAFRKAVAADRRHYNAYYGIGQVFEKLGNHEKAYVHFHTASDINPNNAILICRIGVILEGQKQMMAALQFYSKATDLAPRATVVRYKKARALMSLGKIDLAEKELLILKDTAPNEAMVHFLLGKLYRNINEKQMAVRAFSNALALDPKASQSIKDAIESLEDDMGIEDSMMT; this comes from the exons ATGGCGCCTACGAGTGCCGCCATCACAGGGTTGCTCCGCCAGGTCGTCTACTACCATGTCGACAACAATGCCTACGAGAGtgccctcttcttcgccgagaGGCTAAGCGCCCAAGATCCCAAGTCGAGCGAGTCTGCACACCTCTTGTCACTCTGTcacctccgtctcggcgaccACAGGACCGCCTTTGAAGTCAGCAGGCCATCCGCCTCCCGGGGGTCCAatctcggcgccgcctgGGTCTTTGCCCACGCGTGTATGAAGATGGAACGATACAAGGATGGCATTAACGCCCTGGAAAAGGCGCGGGAGAAGTGGGCTGGCAAGATGAACTTGGGCAAACACACCACCTCGACTCGTTCATTATATCCCGACGAGGCTGCTGTTCTTTGTCTGCTCGGCAAGCTTTACCGGGCCTTCGATGACAAGCGGAGAGCCATTGAGTGTTTCGAGAACGCAGTGAGGGTAAACCCTTTCATGTGGGACGCCTTCCAGGCCCTCTGCGATATGGGTGTGAAGCTGCGCGTACCCAACATTTTCCAGGTCACCGACCCTCTCGTTCACTCGTTCGAATCAGAGGTCGCGACACCGTCATATGAGTCCAAGGACGGCACGGCCAACTCTTTTGAGCCCAAGAGGCCCTCGGTGCGCCCCCCAATGGACTCGTCCGACCCCTTCAACCTCCACCGTTCCTCCACCTACCAGGACATGCCCTACAGCGCCAACATGTTTTCTGCCGAGGCTGAAGAGAACGACTTCATGTCCAAGATCACTGCCGCAAGGTCAAGGTTGGCACCGCCTGCCACGAGCAATGGGGACCTAGATCTCTTGGAAACCCCCACGGGGCCGGTGTCCATGCCCGAAGTGCCGACCGTGCGCTCGACACTAGGCGTCGCCGAACCACCACAAGCACCGCCAcgcaggacgaggacggcccaggccgtcgaccCCGGCTTCCTTGAAGCTCCGCCGAAGATGAGCTACAAGCTGGGCGGCGCTAAGAGAAGCACCAGAAGTCAGGATAAAGAGCAACAGCAGTCCGTGGAGCTGCATTCCGACACAGGCACTGGCACCGGAGCCCTACGATCGACAGTGGCGCCTACAGAACGGAAACGGACGGTGTCCGGGCATCCTGTTTCCCGTCAACTCTCGGAAGAAGCGAGTGCGCCCACCCAACGGAGAAGCGCGAGGCTCAACATGTTTAACAAGCCCTCGATCATGAAGTCCAACTCGGGCGCCGCTACCATCGGCGCCACTGCTGGTCgcgagctgaagaaggcTAGGCCCCAGATTTCTCGAATAATGCGTCCTGGTTCCAGTGGCTCCAGCGTCGGGAGGGTTGTGAGCGGCAACCGCAAGCCCGTCGAAGACAATGGTATGGATGTCGACCATGCCGAAAGTGCTCGAGTGAGGGACTCTCACGCTGTACAGCACGCAGCGCCGAAAGGCGCTCCTCCTGAGCCAGACCACGCCAGAATCGAGGAGGCTCTAAGATGGGTGATGGAGCTGATGAAGAAGTTCGCATCTGGTTATTACTCGTTCAAGGCGTTCCGCTGCCAGGAGGCGCTGCAAACGTATGCCTCGCTGCCGAGGAGCCAGCAAGATACCCCCTGGGTTCTAGCACAGATGGGACGGGCACATCACGAACAAGCCGCCTACCAGGACGCTGAGAAATACTTCAGAAAATTACGCGTACTGGCACCCACCCGGATGGAGGACATGGAGATATACTCGACCATCCTGTGGCACCTCAAGCGCGAGACAGATCTCTCCTTCCTCGCCCATGAGCTCGTGGATGCCGACTGGACGTCACCACAAGCATGGTGTGCCCTGGGTAACGCCTGGTCGCTGGCACGAGAGCACGAACTGGCACTACGCTGCTTCAAGCGCGCGACGCAGCTCAACCCCAAGTTCGCATACGCCTTTACTCTGCAAGGCCACGAGCACGTCGCAAATGAAGAATACGAAAAGGCTCTCGGCGCCTTCCGCAAGGCTGTCGCGGCCGACCGGCGACACTACAACGCTTACTATGGCATAGGCCAGGTCTTTGAGAAGCTCGGCAACCACGAAAAGGCATACGTGCATTTCCACACGGCCTCCGACATCAACCCGAACAATGCCATCCTCATTTGCCGCATTGGAGTCATCCTCGAGGGGCAGAAGCAGATGATGGCCGCATTGCAGTTCTACAGCAAGGCCACAGACTTGGCGCCTCGGGCGACCGTTGTTCGTTACAAGAAGGCGCGCGCCTTGATGAGTCTTGGCAAGATTGATCTTGCAGAGAAGGAGCTGCTTATCTTGAAGGACACGGCCCCCAACGAGGCCATGGTGCACTTCCTTCTGGGCAAGTTGTACAGAAACATCAACGAGAAGCAAATGGCGGTGCGCGCCTTCAGCAATGCGCTCGCTCTGGACCCAAAG GCCAGCCAGTCGATCAAGGACGCCATTGAGAGTCTCGAAGATGATATGGGCATAGAAGACTCCATGATGACGTAG
- a CDS encoding Histone H4: MTGRGKGGKGLGKGGAKRHRKILRDNIQGITKPAIRRLARRGGVKRISAMIYEETRGVLKSFLEGVIRDAVTYTEHAKRKTVTSLDVVYALKRQGRTLYGFGG; this comes from the exons ATGACTGGAC gcggcaagggcggcaagggtctcggcaagggcggcgccaAGCGTCACCGCAAGATTTTGCGTGACAACATCCAGGGTATCACCAAGCCCGCTATTCGCCGTCTCGCTCGTCGTGGCGGTGTCAAGCGTATCTCTGCCA TGATCTACGAGGAGACCCGCGGTGTCCTCAAGTCCTTCCTCGAGGGTGTTATTCGTGACGCCGTCACCTACACTGAGCACGCCAAGCGCAAGACTGTCACCTCTCTGGATGTTGTCTACGCACTCAAGCGCCAGGGCCGCACCCTGTACGGTTTCGGTGGTTAA
- a CDS encoding Trafficking protein particle complex subunit 2: MSYYFAIVGTQDNPLFEYEFGTSKQGGDGQSRFNEQIRHLNQFILHSSLDIVEEVQWAQGQMYLKIVDKFFNNYVSCFVTAGNIKFLLLHQPSAPSSTPSSRSSTAIGANPTSPATEEAIKNFFQEVYENWVKAIMSPFYRVNMEIKSPVFRSRVAAAGRKYL; this comes from the exons ATGTCGTATTacttcgccatcgtcggcacgCAGGACAATCCTCTCTTCGAGTACGAGTTCGGCACCTCCAAGCAGGGTGGCGACGGCCAGTCGCGCTTCAACGAGCAGATCCGTCACCTGAATCAGTTCATCCTGCATAGTAGCCTGgacatcgtcgaggaggtgcAGTGGGCGCAGGGGCAGAT GTACCTCAAGATCGTGGATAAGTTCTTCAACAACTACGTCTCGTGTTTCGTCACAGCCGGCAATATCAAATTCCTGCTTCTGCACcagccctcggcgccgtcgagcacgccgtcatcgcggtcgtcgacggccatcggcgccaaTCCCACGAGCCCCGCGaccgaggaggccatcaagaATTTCTTCCAGGAGGTATACGAGAACTGGGTTAAGGCTATCATGAGCCCGTTTTACAGGGTAAACATGGAGATCAAGAGCCCCGTGTTTCGGTCACgagtggcggcggccggaaGGAAATACTTGTGA
- a CDS encoding 54s ribosomal protein l31, translating to MFGAFRVTSPLSSGLLWKIPWRLSKFQKRRQRQRLRAVDDVVATVDAALAKKGETVAALERWKGEMPTEAEMLPRDKYTMFDRKEKKYRKGIHKLPKWTRVSQRLNPPGY from the exons ATGTTCGGAGCCTTCCGCGTGACCTCGCCCCTGTCGAGCGGCCTGCTCTGGAAGATTCCCTGGCGGCTGTCCAAGTTCCAGAAgcggcgccagcgccagcgcctccgggccgtcgacgacgttgtcGCGACGGTCGACGCAGCGCTCGCTAAGAAGGGCGAGACGGTCGCCGCGCTGGAGCGTTGGAAGGGTGAGATGCCGACCGAGGCGGAGATGCTGCCGCGAGACAAGTACACCATGTTTGAccgcaaggagaagaagtacCGCAAGGGCATCCACA AGCTGCCCAAGTGGACGAGAGTCTCGCAGAGACTGAACCCGCCAGGCTACTAA
- a CDS encoding RNA recognition domain-containing protein, producing MQVRHRNTVDRLDRPSAYYHNKASQNKRRRPDHRDARDAEDEAASKNEPLPEDPLANATTLYVGNLSFYTTEEQVYELFSKCGEIKRLVMGLDRFNKTPCGFCFVEYYTHQDALDCMKYIGGTKLDERVIRTDLDPGFEEGRQYGRGKSGGQVRDEYREDYDEGRGGLGRAIQMQRDRDDRMGDYEEAR from the exons ATGCAGGTCCGCCACAGAAACACAGTCGATCGCCTCGACAGGCCGAGCGCATACTACCACAACAAG GCCTCCCAGAACAAGCGCAGAAGACCAGACCACCGCGacgcccgcgacgccgaagacgaggctGCCTCCAAGAATGAGCCCCTTCCCGAGGACCCCCTCGCGAACGCTACGACACTCTATGTCGGCAACCTCTCGTTCTACACCACTGAGGAGCAGGTCTACGAGCTTTTCTCCAAGTGTGGCGAGATCAAGCGTCTCGTCATGGGCCTCGACCGCTTCAACAAGACTCCCTGCGGCTTTTGCTTTGTCGAGTACTATACTCACCAGGACGCCCTCGACTGCATGAAGTACATTGGCGGCACCAAGCTCGACGAGCGCGTCATCCGTACCGACCTCGACCCTGGCTTTGAGGAGGGGCGGCAGTACGGCCGCGGCAAGAGCGGAGGCCAAGTGCGCGACGAGTACCGCGAGGACTACGACGAGGGACGCGGCGGTCTGGGCAGGGCGATTCAGATGCAAAGGGATCGGGACGACCGGATGGGCGACTACGAAGAGGCGCGATGA